In the Sarcophilus harrisii chromosome 3, mSarHar1.11, whole genome shotgun sequence genome, one interval contains:
- the BACH1 gene encoding transcription regulator protein BACH1 isoform X1 — MSLTDNRMHFAYESSVHSTNILLSLNDQRKRDLLCDVTVLVEDQQFRAHRCVLAACSSYFLSRIAGQSDTDLIITLPEEVTVKGFSPLIQFAYTAELILNKDNVDDVYKCVEFLGMHNIEESCFQFLRLKFLNSTADQQEYPNKKYFTSHCQKTNIKISLLDQGDPEINEVEELLENEHVETPHFKLHTCKENIKISPPLQDSANQTYKSCTEKEDVLGLPSLGPKYRKFQKAFGTDRVHILESSVKDSQTSTFVSVQPNELSENEDIETQDCTDLQMILKHEDSQIEMDDEEAKGKKNSCQDSVAKAEVTQFTPDPPVTPQGFYSLSLLHTYEQYGDLNLTSMQNVTMLPEDPLTGTDMRTDKTITENQALPLKSASGQRDDRPVSTNDRSSVEREVAEHLAKGFWSDLCNTDTNCQIQLSPAIEKDCSEPVFSQKRSECPWLGIRISESPEQCQRTFTTLNSVSCPFINTLSTEECTNNLEIESDDFVPEPQQEPCPYACVISLEDDSETDTEGDSESYSAREQECEVKLPFNAQRIISLSRNDFQSMLKMHKLTPEQLDCIHDIRRRSKNRIAAQRCRKRKLDCIQNLELEIEKLQKEKESLLKERDHILSTLGETKQNLTGLCQQVCKEAALSHEQIQILAKYSASDCPLTLLISEKEKLTPDSKPVLPSCMDLPHGLPNIPLATEQSSPYPCVRETNDSLQEQQQDSYQNSPRTSSLLVRQCYQSDGITDFCQVTGKCTADD, encoded by the exons ATGTCCTTAACTGATAATAGAATGCATTTTGCATATGAATCTTCAGTACACAGTACCAATATTCTTTTGAGCCTCAATGATCAAAGGAAGAGAGATCTTCTTTGTGATGTCACTGTCCTAGTGGAAGATCAGCAATTTCGTGCTCATCGTTGTGTGCTTGCAGCATGCAGCAGTTACTTTCTTTCAAGAATTGCTGGCCAATCAGACACAGATCTTATCATTACTCTTCCAGAAGAG GTGACAGTTAAAGGATTTAGTCCTTTAATTCAATTTGCCTATACAGCTGagcttattttaaataaagacaaTGTGGATGACGTATACAAATGTGTTGAATTTTTAGGCATGCATAACATTGAAGAATCCTGTTTTCAGTTCCTCAGacttaaatttttgaattctacAGCAGACCAGCAAGAATacccaaacaaaaaatattttacatcacATTGTCAGAAAACcaatattaaaatttcattattggATCAGGGAGATCCAGAAATAAATGAAGTAGAAGAACTTTTAGAAAATGAACATGTTGAAACTCCTCACTTTAAACTTCATACAtgtaaagagaatataaaaatatcacCTCCTCTTCAAGATAGTGCCAATCAAACATATAAATCATGCACAGAAAAGGAAGATGTTCTTGGTTTGCCATCTTTAGGTCCAAAGTACAGGAAATTCCAGAAAGCTTTTGGAACAGATAGAGTTCATATTTTGGAATCCAGTGTTAAAGACAGTCAAACATCTACATTTGTTTCTGTTCAGCCAAATGAATTATCTGAAAATGAAGACATAGAAACCCAAGATTGTACAGATTTACAGATGATTTTAAAACATGAAGAcagtcaaatagaaatggatgatgaagaagcaaaagggaaaaaaaattcatgtcaGGATTCTGTGGCAAAAGCAGAGGTGACACAATTTACCCCAGATCCTCCTGTGACACCCCAaggattttattctctttccctcttgcaCACATATGAACAATATGGTGACTTGAATCTTACAAGTATGCAAAATGTAACTATGTTACCTGAAGACCCTTTGACTGGTACAGATATGAGAACTGATAAAACAATTACTGAAAATCAAGCTCTACCTTTGAAATCTGCTTCAGGCCAAAGAGATGACCGACCTGTGTCAACAAATGATCGAAGCAGTGTGGAAAGGGAAGTGGCAGAGCACTTAGCAAAAGGTTTCTGGAGTGACCTTTGCAATACAGATACTAATTGTCAAATTCAGCTTTCACCTGCCATAGAAAAAGATTGTTCAGAACCTGTATTTTCACAAAAAAGATCAGAATGTCCCTGGTTAGGTATCAGAATCAGTGAGAGTCCTGAACAGTGTCAAAGAACTTTTACTACATTGAATTCTGTGAGCTGCCCATTTATAAATACTCTTAGTACTGAAGAATGtacaaataatttggaaatagaaAGTGATGATTTTGTTCCAGAACCACAGCAAGAGCCTTGCCCATATGCATGTGTGATTAGCCTGGAAGATGATTCTGAAACAGATACAGAAGGAGACAGTGAATCTTACTCAGCCAGAGAACAAGAGTGTGAG GTTAAACTGCCATTCAATGCACAAAGAATCATTTCACTTTCTCGAAATGATTTTCAATCCATGCTGAAAATGCATAAGTTGACTCCAGAACAGCTGGATTGTATACATGATATTCGAAGACGAAGTAAAAATAGAATTGCTGCACAACGTTGTCGTAAAAGAAAACTTGACTGCATTCAGAATCTTGAGTTAGAAATTGAGAAATTG caaaaggagaaggagagttTATTAAAAGAAAGAGATCATATTTTATCAACACTGGGTGAAACAAAGCAGAACCTAACTGGACTTTGCCAGCAGGTATGCAAAGAAGCAGCTTTAAGTCATGAACAAATCCAGATACTTGCAAAGTACTCTGCCTCAGATTGCCCACTTACCTTGTTAATTTCcgaaaaagaaaaacttactcCTGACTCTAAACCTGTGCTCCCATCATGTATGGATTTACCTCATGGACTTCCAAATATTCCATTGGCCACAGAACAAAGTTCTCCTTATCCTTGTGTAAGAGAAACAAATGATTCACTACAGGAACAGCAGCAAGACTCATATCAGAACTCTCCACGAACTTCATCACTGCTTGTAAGACAGTGTTATCAAAGTGACGGCATCACAGATTTCTGTCAGGTGACTGGTAAATGCACTGCTGATGATTGA
- the BACH1 gene encoding transcription regulator protein BACH1 isoform X3, whose amino-acid sequence MSLTDNRMHFAYESSVHSTNILLSLNDQRKRDLLCDVTVLVEDQQFRAHRCVLAACSSYFLSRIAGQSDTDLIITLPEEVTVKGFSPLIQFAYTAELILNKDNVDDVYKCVEFLGMHNIEESCFQFLRLKFLNSTADQQEYPNKKYFTSHCQKTNIKISLLDQGDPEINEVEELLENEHVETPHFKLHTCKENIKISPPLQDSANQTYKSCTEKEDVLGLPSLGPKYRKFQKAFGTDRVHILESSVKDSQTSTFVSVQPNELSENEDIETQDCTDLQMILKHEDSQIEMDDEEAKGKKNSCQDSVAKAEVTQFTPDPPVTPQGFYSLSLLHTYEQYGDLNLTSMQNVTMLPEDPLTGTDMRTDKTITENQALPLKSASGQRDDRPVSTNDRSSVEREVAEHLAKGFWSDLCNTDTNCQIQLSPAIEKDCSEPVFSQKRSECPWLGIRISESPEQCQRTFTTLNSVSCPFINTLSTEECTNNLEIESDDFVPEPQQEPCPYACVISLEDDSETDTEGDSESYSAREQECEQKEKESLLKERDHILSTLGETKQNLTGLCQQVCKEAALSHEQIQILAKYSASDCPLTLLISEKEKLTPDSKPVLPSCMDLPHGLPNIPLATEQSSPYPCVRETNDSLQEQQQDSYQNSPRTSSLLVRQCYQSDGITDFCQVTGKCTADD is encoded by the exons ATGTCCTTAACTGATAATAGAATGCATTTTGCATATGAATCTTCAGTACACAGTACCAATATTCTTTTGAGCCTCAATGATCAAAGGAAGAGAGATCTTCTTTGTGATGTCACTGTCCTAGTGGAAGATCAGCAATTTCGTGCTCATCGTTGTGTGCTTGCAGCATGCAGCAGTTACTTTCTTTCAAGAATTGCTGGCCAATCAGACACAGATCTTATCATTACTCTTCCAGAAGAG GTGACAGTTAAAGGATTTAGTCCTTTAATTCAATTTGCCTATACAGCTGagcttattttaaataaagacaaTGTGGATGACGTATACAAATGTGTTGAATTTTTAGGCATGCATAACATTGAAGAATCCTGTTTTCAGTTCCTCAGacttaaatttttgaattctacAGCAGACCAGCAAGAATacccaaacaaaaaatattttacatcacATTGTCAGAAAACcaatattaaaatttcattattggATCAGGGAGATCCAGAAATAAATGAAGTAGAAGAACTTTTAGAAAATGAACATGTTGAAACTCCTCACTTTAAACTTCATACAtgtaaagagaatataaaaatatcacCTCCTCTTCAAGATAGTGCCAATCAAACATATAAATCATGCACAGAAAAGGAAGATGTTCTTGGTTTGCCATCTTTAGGTCCAAAGTACAGGAAATTCCAGAAAGCTTTTGGAACAGATAGAGTTCATATTTTGGAATCCAGTGTTAAAGACAGTCAAACATCTACATTTGTTTCTGTTCAGCCAAATGAATTATCTGAAAATGAAGACATAGAAACCCAAGATTGTACAGATTTACAGATGATTTTAAAACATGAAGAcagtcaaatagaaatggatgatgaagaagcaaaagggaaaaaaaattcatgtcaGGATTCTGTGGCAAAAGCAGAGGTGACACAATTTACCCCAGATCCTCCTGTGACACCCCAaggattttattctctttccctcttgcaCACATATGAACAATATGGTGACTTGAATCTTACAAGTATGCAAAATGTAACTATGTTACCTGAAGACCCTTTGACTGGTACAGATATGAGAACTGATAAAACAATTACTGAAAATCAAGCTCTACCTTTGAAATCTGCTTCAGGCCAAAGAGATGACCGACCTGTGTCAACAAATGATCGAAGCAGTGTGGAAAGGGAAGTGGCAGAGCACTTAGCAAAAGGTTTCTGGAGTGACCTTTGCAATACAGATACTAATTGTCAAATTCAGCTTTCACCTGCCATAGAAAAAGATTGTTCAGAACCTGTATTTTCACAAAAAAGATCAGAATGTCCCTGGTTAGGTATCAGAATCAGTGAGAGTCCTGAACAGTGTCAAAGAACTTTTACTACATTGAATTCTGTGAGCTGCCCATTTATAAATACTCTTAGTACTGAAGAATGtacaaataatttggaaatagaaAGTGATGATTTTGTTCCAGAACCACAGCAAGAGCCTTGCCCATATGCATGTGTGATTAGCCTGGAAGATGATTCTGAAACAGATACAGAAGGAGACAGTGAATCTTACTCAGCCAGAGAACAAGAGTGTGAG caaaaggagaaggagagttTATTAAAAGAAAGAGATCATATTTTATCAACACTGGGTGAAACAAAGCAGAACCTAACTGGACTTTGCCAGCAGGTATGCAAAGAAGCAGCTTTAAGTCATGAACAAATCCAGATACTTGCAAAGTACTCTGCCTCAGATTGCCCACTTACCTTGTTAATTTCcgaaaaagaaaaacttactcCTGACTCTAAACCTGTGCTCCCATCATGTATGGATTTACCTCATGGACTTCCAAATATTCCATTGGCCACAGAACAAAGTTCTCCTTATCCTTGTGTAAGAGAAACAAATGATTCACTACAGGAACAGCAGCAAGACTCATATCAGAACTCTCCACGAACTTCATCACTGCTTGTAAGACAGTGTTATCAAAGTGACGGCATCACAGATTTCTGTCAGGTGACTGGTAAATGCACTGCTGATGATTGA
- the BACH1 gene encoding transcription regulator protein BACH1 isoform X2: protein MMFSECSSLQVTVKGFSPLIQFAYTAELILNKDNVDDVYKCVEFLGMHNIEESCFQFLRLKFLNSTADQQEYPNKKYFTSHCQKTNIKISLLDQGDPEINEVEELLENEHVETPHFKLHTCKENIKISPPLQDSANQTYKSCTEKEDVLGLPSLGPKYRKFQKAFGTDRVHILESSVKDSQTSTFVSVQPNELSENEDIETQDCTDLQMILKHEDSQIEMDDEEAKGKKNSCQDSVAKAEVTQFTPDPPVTPQGFYSLSLLHTYEQYGDLNLTSMQNVTMLPEDPLTGTDMRTDKTITENQALPLKSASGQRDDRPVSTNDRSSVEREVAEHLAKGFWSDLCNTDTNCQIQLSPAIEKDCSEPVFSQKRSECPWLGIRISESPEQCQRTFTTLNSVSCPFINTLSTEECTNNLEIESDDFVPEPQQEPCPYACVISLEDDSETDTEGDSESYSAREQECEVKLPFNAQRIISLSRNDFQSMLKMHKLTPEQLDCIHDIRRRSKNRIAAQRCRKRKLDCIQNLELEIEKLQKEKESLLKERDHILSTLGETKQNLTGLCQQVCKEAALSHEQIQILAKYSASDCPLTLLISEKEKLTPDSKPVLPSCMDLPHGLPNIPLATEQSSPYPCVRETNDSLQEQQQDSYQNSPRTSSLLVRQCYQSDGITDFCQVTGKCTADD from the exons ATGATGTTTTCAGAATGCTCATCTTTGCAG GTGACAGTTAAAGGATTTAGTCCTTTAATTCAATTTGCCTATACAGCTGagcttattttaaataaagacaaTGTGGATGACGTATACAAATGTGTTGAATTTTTAGGCATGCATAACATTGAAGAATCCTGTTTTCAGTTCCTCAGacttaaatttttgaattctacAGCAGACCAGCAAGAATacccaaacaaaaaatattttacatcacATTGTCAGAAAACcaatattaaaatttcattattggATCAGGGAGATCCAGAAATAAATGAAGTAGAAGAACTTTTAGAAAATGAACATGTTGAAACTCCTCACTTTAAACTTCATACAtgtaaagagaatataaaaatatcacCTCCTCTTCAAGATAGTGCCAATCAAACATATAAATCATGCACAGAAAAGGAAGATGTTCTTGGTTTGCCATCTTTAGGTCCAAAGTACAGGAAATTCCAGAAAGCTTTTGGAACAGATAGAGTTCATATTTTGGAATCCAGTGTTAAAGACAGTCAAACATCTACATTTGTTTCTGTTCAGCCAAATGAATTATCTGAAAATGAAGACATAGAAACCCAAGATTGTACAGATTTACAGATGATTTTAAAACATGAAGAcagtcaaatagaaatggatgatgaagaagcaaaagggaaaaaaaattcatgtcaGGATTCTGTGGCAAAAGCAGAGGTGACACAATTTACCCCAGATCCTCCTGTGACACCCCAaggattttattctctttccctcttgcaCACATATGAACAATATGGTGACTTGAATCTTACAAGTATGCAAAATGTAACTATGTTACCTGAAGACCCTTTGACTGGTACAGATATGAGAACTGATAAAACAATTACTGAAAATCAAGCTCTACCTTTGAAATCTGCTTCAGGCCAAAGAGATGACCGACCTGTGTCAACAAATGATCGAAGCAGTGTGGAAAGGGAAGTGGCAGAGCACTTAGCAAAAGGTTTCTGGAGTGACCTTTGCAATACAGATACTAATTGTCAAATTCAGCTTTCACCTGCCATAGAAAAAGATTGTTCAGAACCTGTATTTTCACAAAAAAGATCAGAATGTCCCTGGTTAGGTATCAGAATCAGTGAGAGTCCTGAACAGTGTCAAAGAACTTTTACTACATTGAATTCTGTGAGCTGCCCATTTATAAATACTCTTAGTACTGAAGAATGtacaaataatttggaaatagaaAGTGATGATTTTGTTCCAGAACCACAGCAAGAGCCTTGCCCATATGCATGTGTGATTAGCCTGGAAGATGATTCTGAAACAGATACAGAAGGAGACAGTGAATCTTACTCAGCCAGAGAACAAGAGTGTGAG GTTAAACTGCCATTCAATGCACAAAGAATCATTTCACTTTCTCGAAATGATTTTCAATCCATGCTGAAAATGCATAAGTTGACTCCAGAACAGCTGGATTGTATACATGATATTCGAAGACGAAGTAAAAATAGAATTGCTGCACAACGTTGTCGTAAAAGAAAACTTGACTGCATTCAGAATCTTGAGTTAGAAATTGAGAAATTG caaaaggagaaggagagttTATTAAAAGAAAGAGATCATATTTTATCAACACTGGGTGAAACAAAGCAGAACCTAACTGGACTTTGCCAGCAGGTATGCAAAGAAGCAGCTTTAAGTCATGAACAAATCCAGATACTTGCAAAGTACTCTGCCTCAGATTGCCCACTTACCTTGTTAATTTCcgaaaaagaaaaacttactcCTGACTCTAAACCTGTGCTCCCATCATGTATGGATTTACCTCATGGACTTCCAAATATTCCATTGGCCACAGAACAAAGTTCTCCTTATCCTTGTGTAAGAGAAACAAATGATTCACTACAGGAACAGCAGCAAGACTCATATCAGAACTCTCCACGAACTTCATCACTGCTTGTAAGACAGTGTTATCAAAGTGACGGCATCACAGATTTCTGTCAGGTGACTGGTAAATGCACTGCTGATGATTGA